The following coding sequences are from one Bradyrhizobium sp. 200 window:
- a CDS encoding DNA topology modulation protein has translation MQRVLVMGSSGSGKSTFARRLSEITGIPFVSLDALYWKPGWVASDNAEFGQRVAEVARQPQWVMDGNYTNHGAGELRRQSSDTVIWFDLPRRSCMFGIMKRIAASYGQVRPEMAEGCPEQIDLEFFRYVWAYRRQQRPKLLNYFAGLRADQSFVCFTDRTQANDYLKEIALRQNRASIH, from the coding sequence ATGCAACGCGTTCTCGTCATGGGATCGTCGGGGTCCGGCAAGTCGACATTTGCCAGGCGGCTGTCGGAGATTACCGGCATTCCCTTCGTTTCGCTGGATGCGCTGTACTGGAAACCCGGCTGGGTCGCCTCCGACAACGCCGAGTTCGGACAGCGCGTGGCCGAAGTCGCACGCCAGCCACAATGGGTCATGGACGGCAACTACACCAATCACGGCGCGGGCGAATTGCGCCGACAGTCCAGCGACACCGTGATCTGGTTCGACCTGCCGCGCAGGAGCTGCATGTTCGGTATCATGAAGCGGATCGCCGCCAGCTATGGCCAAGTCCGCCCGGAAATGGCCGAAGGCTGTCCGGAGCAAATCGACTTAGAGTTCTTTCGCTATGTCTGGGCCTATCGCCGGCAGCAGCGGCCGAAACTCCTGAACTATTTTGCGGGTCTGCGCGCCGATCAATCGTTCGTCTGCTTCACCGATCGGACACAGGCGAACGATTATCTGAAGGAAATCGCGCTCAGGCAGAACCGGGCGAGTATCCACTGA
- a CDS encoding nitrogen regulation protein NR(II): protein MNSAAEHRRPVPTDSEAILNALPNPVLLVAPDGRIVDANIAAESFFEISTQFLRRQSLKELVPFGSPLLALIDQVRSSGSPVNEYKVDLGTPRIGGDRQVDLHVAPLTERPGHIVVMLQERTIADKMDRQLTHRSAARSVIALAAMLAHEIKNPLSGIRGAAQLLEQAASSEDRMLTRLICDEADRIVTLVDRMEVFGDDRPVARGPVNIHSVLDHVKRLAQSGFARNIRFIEEYDPSLPPVLANQDQLIQVFLNLVKNAAEAVADLGSDAEIQLTTAFRPGVRLSVPGKKSRVSLPLEFCVKDNGSGVPEDLLPNLFDPFVTTKQTGSGLGLALVAKIVGDHGGIIECESQPRKTTFRVLMPMFNPTKQFDQSNRDGVPGTLPPASQDAR from the coding sequence ATGAATTCAGCCGCAGAACATCGCCGACCGGTGCCCACCGACAGCGAGGCCATCCTCAACGCACTGCCCAACCCGGTGCTGCTGGTGGCGCCCGACGGCCGCATCGTCGACGCCAATATCGCCGCCGAATCCTTCTTCGAAATCTCGACGCAATTCCTGCGCCGGCAATCGCTGAAGGAACTGGTGCCGTTTGGCAGCCCGCTGCTGGCGCTGATCGATCAGGTGCGCTCGAGCGGCTCGCCGGTCAACGAATACAAGGTCGATCTCGGCACCCCCCGCATCGGCGGCGACCGCCAGGTCGATCTTCATGTCGCCCCGCTCACCGAACGCCCCGGCCACATTGTCGTGATGCTGCAGGAGCGCACTATCGCAGACAAGATGGACCGGCAATTGACGCATCGGAGCGCGGCGCGCTCGGTGATCGCGCTGGCGGCGATGCTGGCGCATGAAATCAAGAACCCGCTGTCGGGTATCCGCGGCGCGGCGCAGTTGCTGGAGCAGGCGGCCTCGTCCGAAGACCGCATGCTGACCCGGCTGATCTGCGACGAGGCCGACCGCATCGTGACCCTGGTCGACCGCATGGAAGTGTTCGGCGACGATCGCCCGGTGGCGCGCGGGCCGGTCAACATCCATTCCGTGCTCGACCACGTCAAACGGCTGGCGCAGTCCGGCTTCGCCCGCAACATCCGCTTCATCGAGGAATACGATCCGTCCTTGCCGCCGGTCCTGGCCAATCAGGATCAGCTCATCCAGGTGTTCCTCAATCTCGTGAAGAACGCCGCCGAAGCGGTGGCCGATCTCGGCTCGGACGCAGAAATCCAGCTCACCACCGCGTTCCGGCCCGGCGTCCGTCTGTCGGTGCCGGGCAAGAAATCACGGGTGTCGCTGCCGCTCGAATTCTGCGTCAAGGACAACGGTTCCGGCGTGCCGGAAGACCTGCTGCCGAACCTGTTCGATCCCTTCGTGACGACAAAGCAAACCGGCAGCGGGCTCGGCCTGGCGCTGGTTGCCAAGATCGTCGGCGATCACGGCGGCATCATCGAATGCGAATCCCAGCCGCGGAAGACCACCTTCCGCGTGCTGATGCCGATGTTCAATCCCACCAAACAGTTCGACCAAAGCAACCGCGACGGCGTTCCGGGTACGCTGCCGCCTGCCTCACAGGACGCAAGATGA
- a CDS encoding type II toxin-antitoxin system RatA family toxin, which translates to MPRFSSKRRVHHTASQMFDLVADVERYPEFVPLCQSLRIRQRTPKEDGTEIVVADMTVSFKLVRETFTSRVTLDRPNLKILVEYLKGPFSNLENRWTFEPKSETDCDVGFFLSYEFRSRMLAMLMGTMFDTAFQRFAAAFEKRADKVYGKGGAVSGKAG; encoded by the coding sequence ATGCCGCGCTTCTCCAGCAAGCGCCGGGTCCATCACACCGCGTCGCAGATGTTCGATCTGGTTGCCGATGTCGAGCGCTATCCGGAATTCGTGCCGCTGTGCCAGTCGCTGAGGATCCGTCAGCGCACGCCGAAGGAAGACGGCACCGAAATCGTCGTCGCCGACATGACCGTGTCGTTCAAGCTGGTGCGGGAAACCTTCACCAGCCGGGTGACGCTGGATCGGCCGAACCTGAAGATCCTGGTCGAATATCTGAAGGGCCCGTTCAGCAATCTCGAAAACCGCTGGACGTTCGAGCCGAAATCCGAAACCGACTGCGATGTCGGGTTCTTCCTGTCGTACGAATTCAGGAGCCGGATGCTGGCGATGCTGATGGGGACGATGTTCGACACCGCATTTCAGCGCTTTGCCGCGGCGTTCGAAAAGCGGGCGGACAAGGTTTACGGGAAGGGTGGGGCGGTATCAGGCAAGGCTGGCTAG
- a CDS encoding CinA family protein, with amino-acid sequence MSGSDARALSRSLLDLCRMRKLTIATAESCTGGLVAGALTDIPGSSDVIDRGFVTYSNEAKRAMLGVKTSTLTTFGAVSKETATAMAVGALEKAGVDLAVSITGIAGPGGATPGKPVGLVHFAVASRDGKILHREFRFGAIGRTTVRQRSVVEALRMLMELARGPQSPIKPPRQTMSRLRPRVARTPRRSAVKRRRPTRT; translated from the coding sequence ATGAGCGGCAGCGACGCGCGCGCCCTCTCCCGCTCGCTGCTCGATTTGTGCCGGATGCGCAAGCTGACGATCGCGACCGCGGAATCGTGCACGGGAGGCCTGGTCGCCGGCGCGCTCACCGACATTCCCGGCTCGTCGGACGTGATCGACCGCGGCTTCGTCACCTATTCCAACGAGGCTAAGCGCGCGATGCTCGGCGTCAAAACCTCGACGCTTACGACCTTTGGTGCGGTCAGCAAGGAAACCGCGACCGCGATGGCGGTGGGGGCACTGGAAAAAGCTGGCGTCGATCTCGCGGTATCCATTACCGGCATTGCCGGTCCTGGCGGTGCGACCCCGGGCAAGCCGGTCGGACTCGTCCATTTCGCGGTTGCCTCGCGCGACGGAAAGATCCTGCACCGCGAGTTTCGCTTTGGTGCCATTGGCCGCACCACCGTGCGCCAGCGCTCCGTCGTGGAAGCGCTGCGGATGCTGATGGAGCTGGCACGCGGACCGCAATCGCCGATCAAACCACCACGCCAGACGATGAGCCGGCTGCGTCCACGGGTGGCGCGAACGCCGCGGCGCAGCGCCGTGAAGCGGCGCCGGCCGACGCGGACATAA
- a CDS encoding NAD(P)-dependent oxidoreductase: protein MTAFERVGFIGLGGMGRGLVKNLVAKGVAVTAYDLNPAAVAVAKSFGATAAGNLQEIRDSCRIVMICVNEAEDVEALLTSGDGLLAGLVPGFIIVDHTTGSPQMVTKLDRMVRAAGGRYAEAPMTRTPKHADIGKVNVLFGGERDLLGDLRPYFELYAENIFHIGPLGHAIRLKLIHNYIAFANVAAWCEGFALAAKDGLDLSQAIGIISAAGAKSGMLDLYGQATLDGDFTPLMSLANARKDVRYYARWLEEAGLPGFMAEAVHQTYRQAALLGHDSESCTAVIKAYEAVTGVEARVGPKDQQER from the coding sequence ATGACGGCATTCGAACGCGTCGGCTTTATCGGCCTCGGCGGGATGGGGCGCGGCTTGGTCAAGAACCTCGTCGCCAAGGGCGTGGCGGTCACCGCCTACGACCTCAATCCCGCGGCTGTAGCGGTTGCCAAATCATTTGGTGCGACCGCCGCCGGCAATCTCCAGGAGATCAGGGATAGCTGCCGCATCGTCATGATTTGCGTCAATGAGGCCGAGGATGTCGAGGCGTTGTTGACCTCTGGCGACGGATTGCTGGCCGGTCTGGTGCCGGGGTTCATCATCGTGGATCACACCACCGGCAGCCCGCAAATGGTCACGAAGCTCGACCGGATGGTGCGCGCGGCCGGCGGGCGCTACGCCGAAGCGCCAATGACGCGGACCCCGAAACACGCCGACATCGGCAAGGTCAACGTGCTGTTCGGCGGCGAGCGCGACCTGCTGGGCGACCTCAGGCCCTATTTCGAACTCTATGCCGAAAACATCTTCCACATCGGCCCGCTGGGGCACGCCATCCGCCTCAAGCTCATTCACAACTATATCGCCTTCGCCAACGTGGCGGCGTGGTGCGAGGGGTTTGCGCTTGCCGCCAAGGATGGGCTCGATCTTTCCCAGGCGATAGGCATCATCTCGGCTGCCGGCGCCAAGAGCGGCATGCTCGATCTCTATGGCCAGGCCACGCTCGATGGCGACTTCACCCCGCTGATGTCGCTGGCGAACGCCCGCAAGGACGTCCGCTACTACGCGCGCTGGCTGGAGGAGGCGGGCTTGCCCGGCTTCATGGCGGAGGCCGTGCACCAGACTTACCGGCAGGCGGCGCTGCTCGGGCACGACAGCGAGTCCTGCACCGCCGTCATCAAGGCCTATGAGGCCGTGACCGGCGTGGAGGCCAGGGTAGGGCCGAAAGACCAACAGGAGCGATGA
- the dusB gene encoding tRNA dihydrouridine synthase DusB, with the protein MKIGEIAVANRVLLAPMSGVTDAPFRRLAATLGAGLVVSEMTASDELVHGRPMSLLRCETAGVGSHVVQLAGCEAHWMAEGARVAQAAGADIIDINMGCPARHVTGGQSGSALMRDLDHALTLIEATIAAVKVPVTLKMRLGWDDRSLNAPELARRAEQAGVQMITVHGRTRCQFYKGTADWTAVRAVREAVSVPLVVNGDITSFEKAVQALEVSGADAVMIGRGAQGQPWLPGQIGRRLETGQAETAPSLAEQLAHVRALYDEVCSHYGLRIGLKHARKHLGWALEIAAQCSRAPAETLKGWRQKILTAEDPHRVHRSLKDAFDDFAWSAAA; encoded by the coding sequence TTGAAAATAGGCGAGATTGCTGTCGCCAACCGGGTTCTTCTGGCGCCGATGTCCGGCGTCACCGATGCTCCCTTTCGACGCCTTGCCGCCACGCTTGGCGCTGGACTGGTGGTCTCAGAGATGACCGCCAGCGACGAACTCGTGCACGGCAGGCCAATGTCGCTTCTGCGCTGCGAGACAGCCGGCGTCGGATCCCATGTCGTTCAGCTCGCGGGCTGCGAGGCGCATTGGATGGCGGAGGGCGCACGGGTTGCGCAAGCGGCCGGTGCCGACATCATCGATATCAATATGGGCTGTCCGGCGCGTCATGTCACCGGCGGTCAATCCGGCTCGGCGCTGATGCGCGATCTCGACCATGCGCTCACATTGATCGAAGCTACGATCGCGGCGGTGAAAGTTCCGGTGACGCTGAAGATGCGGCTTGGCTGGGACGATCGCTCGCTCAACGCGCCCGAACTGGCGCGGCGCGCAGAGCAGGCCGGCGTGCAGATGATTACCGTGCACGGGCGCACGCGTTGCCAGTTCTACAAGGGCACGGCCGATTGGACCGCCGTGCGCGCGGTCAGGGAGGCGGTCTCCGTGCCGCTCGTCGTCAACGGCGACATCACTTCATTCGAGAAAGCCGTGCAGGCGCTGGAAGTGTCGGGCGCGGACGCCGTGATGATCGGCCGCGGCGCGCAGGGTCAGCCCTGGCTGCCGGGGCAGATCGGACGCCGGCTCGAAACCGGACAGGCGGAGACGGCCCCATCGCTCGCCGAACAGCTCGCGCATGTGCGTGCGCTCTACGACGAAGTCTGCAGCCATTACGGGCTGCGTATCGGGCTCAAGCACGCGCGCAAGCACCTCGGCTGGGCCCTGGAGATCGCAGCCCAGTGCAGCCGTGCGCCGGCTGAGACGCTGAAGGGCTGGCGGCAAAAGATTCTGACGGCGGAGGATCCGCACCGCGTGCACCGGTCGCTGAAGGACGCGTTCGACGATTTTGCATGGAGTGCTGCAGCATGA
- the lipA gene encoding lipoyl synthase: MVVLVDTVSLNQVRPRHPEKVNRPDALSPPKPDWIRVRAPNTRGYADTRKIVKENGLVTVCEEAGCPNIGECWDKKHATFMIMGDTCTRACAFCNVKTGMPGALDAAEPEHVAEATFKLGLTHVVVTSVDRDDLADGGAEHFAQTIGAIRARCPATTIEILTPDFLRKEGALEAVVAAKPDVFNHNLETVPARYLTVRPGARYFHSIRLLQRVKEIDPTIFTKSGIMVGLGEERHEVLQVMDDLRSAEVDFLTIGQYLQPTRKHHAVMRYVTPDEFAGYEKVAYTKGFLMVSASPLTRSSHHAGEDFAKLQAARVARTR; encoded by the coding sequence ATGGTCGTCCTCGTCGATACCGTTTCCCTAAACCAGGTGCGCCCGCGTCACCCCGAAAAGGTGAACCGGCCGGATGCGCTGTCGCCGCCGAAGCCGGACTGGATCAGGGTGCGCGCGCCGAACACCCGCGGCTATGCGGACACCAGAAAAATCGTCAAGGAGAACGGCCTCGTCACGGTGTGCGAGGAGGCCGGCTGCCCGAATATCGGCGAGTGCTGGGACAAGAAGCACGCCACCTTCATGATCATGGGGGACACCTGCACGCGGGCCTGCGCGTTCTGCAACGTCAAGACCGGCATGCCGGGCGCGCTCGACGCCGCCGAGCCGGAGCATGTCGCGGAAGCCACCTTCAAGCTCGGGCTGACCCATGTCGTGGTGACCTCGGTCGACCGCGACGATCTCGCCGACGGCGGTGCCGAGCACTTTGCACAGACGATTGGCGCCATCCGCGCGCGCTGCCCGGCCACGACCATCGAAATCCTCACCCCGGACTTCCTGCGCAAGGAAGGCGCGCTGGAGGCGGTCGTGGCGGCCAAGCCCGACGTGTTCAACCACAATCTGGAAACCGTCCCCGCGCGCTATCTCACGGTGCGGCCGGGCGCGCGCTATTTCCATTCGATCCGGCTGTTGCAGCGGGTCAAGGAAATCGATCCCACGATCTTCACCAAGTCGGGCATCATGGTCGGCCTCGGCGAGGAGCGGCATGAGGTGCTGCAGGTGATGGACGATTTGCGTTCGGCCGAGGTCGATTTCCTGACCATCGGGCAATATCTGCAGCCGACCCGCAAGCATCACGCCGTCATGCGTTACGTGACCCCGGATGAATTCGCAGGCTACGAGAAGGTCGCGTACACCAAGGGCTTTCTGATGGTATCGGCGAGCCCGCTGACCCGATCGTCGCACCATGCGGGCGAGGATTTTGCCAAGCTGCAGGCGGCGCGCGTCGCGCGAACCCGCTAG
- a CDS encoding bifunctional 2-C-methyl-D-erythritol 4-phosphate cytidylyltransferase/2-C-methyl-D-erythritol 2,4-cyclodiphosphate synthase, whose translation MPRPERTAAILVAAGRGLRAGAGGPKQYREIGGQTVIFRAMEAFCRHPDVFAVQPVVNPDDAAVFNEAVAGLRHQPPTSGGATRQASVHAGLEALAAEKPDIVLIHDAARPFVIPAVISRAIDAAGRTGAAVPVIPVTDTIKQVDDTGNVEATPERARLRIAQTPQAFRFDVILDAHRRAVRDGRSDFTDDAALAEWAGLTVATFEGDVANMKLTTSEDFVREEARLAAQLGDIRTGTGYDVHAFGDGDHLMLCGVRVPHVRGFLAHSDGDVGLHALVDAILGALADGDIGSHFPPSDPQWKGAASDKFLKYAVDRVTARGGRIANLEVTMICERPKIGPLRDTMRARIAEITGLNISRVAVKATTSERLGFTGREEGIAATASATIRLPWSE comes from the coding sequence ATGCCCAGACCTGAGCGTACCGCAGCCATCCTCGTCGCAGCCGGACGCGGGCTTCGCGCCGGTGCCGGGGGACCCAAGCAATATCGCGAGATCGGCGGGCAGACCGTGATCTTCCGCGCCATGGAGGCGTTCTGCCGACATCCGGATGTGTTTGCCGTGCAGCCGGTGGTGAATCCCGATGACGCCGCGGTCTTCAACGAGGCTGTCGCGGGACTGCGCCACCAGCCGCCCACCAGTGGCGGCGCGACGCGTCAGGCTTCGGTGCATGCCGGGCTCGAGGCGCTGGCGGCGGAGAAGCCCGACATCGTTCTGATCCACGACGCCGCGCGGCCCTTCGTGATCCCTGCGGTGATTTCGCGCGCGATCGACGCCGCCGGCCGTACTGGCGCCGCCGTTCCCGTGATCCCCGTCACCGACACGATCAAGCAGGTCGACGATACCGGCAATGTCGAGGCAACACCCGAACGCGCACGACTGCGAATCGCGCAAACGCCGCAGGCGTTTCGTTTCGATGTGATTCTCGATGCCCATCGCCGCGCGGTGCGCGACGGCCGCAGCGATTTCACCGACGATGCGGCGCTCGCGGAATGGGCGGGATTGACGGTAGCGACCTTTGAAGGCGATGTTGCAAACATGAAACTGACAACGTCTGAAGATTTCGTCCGCGAGGAGGCCCGCCTCGCCGCCCAGCTCGGCGACATCAGGACCGGTACCGGCTACGATGTACACGCCTTCGGGGACGGCGATCATCTGATGCTCTGCGGCGTACGGGTGCCGCACGTCAGAGGCTTTCTCGCCCATTCCGACGGCGACGTCGGCCTGCATGCCCTGGTCGACGCCATTCTCGGCGCGCTGGCGGATGGCGATATCGGTTCGCACTTTCCGCCGAGCGATCCGCAGTGGAAGGGCGCGGCGTCGGACAAGTTCCTCAAATACGCCGTCGACCGCGTCACTGCGCGCGGCGGCCGGATCGCCAATCTCGAAGTCACGATGATCTGCGAGCGCCCGAAAATTGGCCCGCTGCGCGATACCATGCGCGCCCGCATTGCCGAGATCACCGGGCTCAATATCTCGCGCGTCGCCGTCAAGGCGACGACCAGTGAACGGCTCGGCTTTACCGGCCGCGAGGAAGGCATCGCCGCCACCGCGAGCGCCACTATTCGTCTCCCCTGGAGCGAGTAA
- a CDS encoding DNA-3-methyladenine glycosylase: MVQDPKPAVAATPRLGKPLKRSFFGRSVHEVAPDLIGATLLVDGVGGIITEVEAYHHTDPAAHSFRGPTPRNRIMFGPPGFAYVYRSYGIHWCVNFVCEAEGSASAVLIRALEPTHGIAAMRRRRGLQEERALCSGPGKLCEALGITVKHNELPLDVPPFALHARLAKPDIAAGVRIGITKAVDLPWRYGLKGSRFLSKPF, from the coding sequence ATGGTTCAAGACCCCAAGCCGGCCGTTGCCGCTACCCCTCGCCTCGGCAAGCCGCTGAAACGCTCGTTCTTTGGCCGCAGCGTGCACGAGGTCGCCCCCGACCTGATCGGGGCGACGCTGCTGGTCGACGGCGTCGGCGGCATCATCACCGAAGTCGAGGCCTATCATCACACCGACCCGGCCGCGCATTCGTTCCGCGGGCCGACGCCGCGCAACCGGATCATGTTCGGCCCGCCGGGCTTTGCCTATGTCTACCGCTCCTACGGCATCCACTGGTGCGTGAATTTCGTCTGCGAGGCGGAAGGCTCGGCCAGCGCCGTGCTGATCCGCGCGCTGGAGCCGACCCACGGCATAGCGGCGATGCGCCGCCGCCGCGGCCTGCAGGAGGAGCGCGCGCTGTGTTCGGGTCCGGGCAAGCTCTGCGAGGCGCTCGGGATTACGGTCAAGCACAACGAATTGCCGCTCGACGTTCCTCCGTTCGCGTTGCATGCGCGGCTCGCCAAACCCGACATCGCTGCCGGCGTGCGGATCGGAATTACCAAAGCGGTCGATTTGCCGTGGCGGTATGGCTTGAAGGGGTCGAGGTTTTTGAGCAAGCCGTTTTGA
- a CDS encoding thiamine pyrophosphate-binding protein, which translates to MDANLRTGGHILIEQLALHGADTVFGVPGESYLAALDGLYQSQRVRFINARHEGGAAMMAEAYGKLTGHPGIAFATRGPGATNASAGVHVAFQDSTPMILLLGQVGRDMMEREAFQEIDYRQMFGPMSKWVAQIDDARRIPEFISRAFFTATSGRPGPVVLALPEDMLTDTAEVPDAPPYTPLPIAPDDGALRQFHALLSEARKPFLIVGGGGWSEQARRDLEAFASAHEVPVGVSFRCQDYFDNLHPCYGGHVGIGLDAKIADRIRNSDLVIALGARLGEATTSGYTMFDIPKPRQPLVHVYPDPEEIGRVYSPTLGVVASSAAFAAAIKRLEPKHRSRADYVKTAHADYLAFAEPTRSPGDVQLSQIVRGLSDRLPHDTIICNGAGNYAVWVHRFWRYRQFRTELAPTSGSMGYGLPAAVAAKQLHPERTVIAFAGDGCFQMTGMEFMTAVENRLPLIVIVCNNGMYGTIRMHQERTYPGRVSGTDLANPDFAALARACGGFGAHVERTEDFARAFDEAVASGLPAIIELSISPEALTPVSSLSETRARALAARG; encoded by the coding sequence ATGGACGCAAATCTTCGAACCGGTGGCCATATTCTGATCGAGCAACTGGCCTTGCACGGCGCCGACACCGTGTTCGGTGTGCCCGGCGAAAGCTATCTGGCCGCGCTCGACGGTCTCTATCAAAGCCAGCGCGTGCGGTTCATCAACGCCCGGCACGAAGGCGGGGCCGCCATGATGGCGGAGGCCTACGGCAAGCTGACCGGCCATCCGGGCATCGCGTTCGCCACGCGGGGGCCGGGCGCCACCAATGCGTCGGCCGGCGTTCATGTCGCATTTCAGGACTCGACGCCCATGATCCTTCTGCTCGGCCAGGTCGGGCGCGACATGATGGAACGCGAAGCGTTTCAGGAAATCGACTATCGCCAGATGTTCGGGCCGATGTCGAAATGGGTGGCCCAGATCGATGACGCGCGGCGAATTCCGGAGTTCATCTCGCGCGCGTTCTTCACTGCGACTTCGGGCCGTCCCGGCCCGGTCGTGCTGGCGCTGCCCGAGGACATGCTCACCGACACCGCCGAGGTGCCGGATGCGCCGCCCTACACGCCGCTTCCGATTGCGCCTGACGACGGCGCCCTGCGGCAGTTCCATGCGCTGCTTTCGGAGGCGAGGAAGCCGTTCCTGATCGTCGGCGGCGGCGGATGGAGCGAGCAGGCGCGCCGCGATCTCGAGGCGTTTGCGTCGGCGCATGAAGTGCCCGTCGGCGTTTCATTCCGCTGCCAGGACTATTTCGATAATCTGCATCCCTGCTATGGCGGCCATGTCGGCATCGGCCTCGATGCTAAAATCGCCGACCGGATCCGCAACAGCGATCTGGTGATCGCGCTTGGCGCGAGGCTGGGGGAGGCCACCACATCCGGCTACACGATGTTCGATATTCCGAAGCCAAGGCAGCCGCTGGTTCACGTCTATCCCGATCCCGAAGAGATCGGCCGCGTCTATTCGCCGACGCTCGGCGTGGTCGCCAGCAGCGCGGCCTTTGCGGCCGCGATCAAGCGGCTGGAGCCGAAGCATCGATCGCGCGCCGACTATGTCAAGACAGCGCATGCCGACTATCTCGCCTTTGCCGAGCCGACGCGCTCGCCCGGCGACGTCCAGCTCTCGCAGATCGTGCGCGGTTTGAGCGATCGCTTGCCCCATGACACCATCATCTGCAACGGCGCCGGCAATTATGCCGTCTGGGTGCATCGGTTCTGGCGCTATCGGCAATTTCGCACCGAACTTGCGCCGACCTCGGGTTCGATGGGCTATGGCCTGCCCGCGGCGGTCGCCGCCAAGCAGTTGCATCCGGAGCGTACCGTGATCGCATTTGCCGGCGACGGCTGCTTCCAGATGACCGGGATGGAATTCATGACGGCGGTCGAAAACCGGCTGCCGCTGATTGTGATCGTCTGCAACAACGGCATGTATGGCACGATCCGCATGCATCAGGAGCGGACCTATCCCGGCCGTGTCTCCGGCACCGATCTCGCCAACCCCGACTTCGCGGCGCTTGCGCGCGCCTGCGGCGGTTTCGGCGCTCATGTCGAGCGGACCGAAGACTTCGCGCGCGCTTTCGACGAGGCCGTTGCAAGCGGACTTCCGGCCATCATCGAGCTTTCGATCAGCCCGGAAGCACTGACGCCGGTAAGCTCGTTGAGTGAAACGCGCGCCAGGGCTCTGGCCGCGCGGGGTTGA